From one Caldithrix abyssi DSM 13497 genomic stretch:
- a CDS encoding IS1634 family transposase, producing MFIKEVTKKNKGYDKTFVYHQLVESYRTEKGPRQRKLLNLGKLTIPKDQWKTLANRIEEIISGQTSLIEVDEQIEQLAQRYASLLIQNKLKQEKVEKKESPQETETIFTGSVKFRDARSIGGEYISLMMLRKLKFNELLKKLGFKEKDIKLAELLIVGRLVHPSSEWATLRWVKKQSAIDELLELDLSRLSHNKLYRITDQLLEHKDKIENGLVEQERLLFSLQEKIILYDLTNTYFESSRTSELKARGRSKDKRHDMPLVTLGLVLDEDGFPKESRLFSGNVSEPETLSKILDTIGGKVRKLIILDAGIATEENLQLITKRGHDYLVVSRSKPEIEIEENAFKEINHDQRHKVEAYLYRKDKELYLYCRSASRQKKEEAIRQFHQQRFEAELKYAAESLHKKRGTKKYPKVLERIGRIKERHAKVAYFYDITVEHHNGIVTEISWKIKDEQKMDDRFSGTYYLRTSRLDLTDREIWQLYISLTDVEDGFRSLKSELGLRPNFHQKDKRIEGHIFISILAFHVLISLQKQLHDAGVYHRWTTIRELLSVQQRVSVEMKTQKGDLLVIRDTTEPEAIHYLMAQAFKIKPKPLGMKKIRI from the coding sequence ATGTTTATTAAAGAAGTCACAAAAAAGAATAAAGGGTACGATAAAACCTTCGTTTACCATCAATTGGTCGAATCCTATCGTACTGAAAAAGGCCCAAGACAAAGAAAATTGCTCAACCTGGGCAAGCTTACCATTCCTAAAGACCAATGGAAAACACTTGCCAATCGCATCGAAGAGATCATAAGCGGACAAACTTCACTGATCGAAGTGGATGAGCAAATTGAACAATTAGCCCAGCGCTATGCCTCGCTTTTAATTCAAAACAAACTAAAACAAGAAAAGGTAGAAAAAAAAGAAAGCCCACAGGAAACCGAGACCATTTTTACGGGCTCTGTCAAATTCAGAGATGCTCGCAGTATAGGAGGCGAATACATCAGTTTGATGATGTTAAGAAAGCTTAAGTTCAATGAACTTTTAAAAAAGCTGGGCTTTAAGGAGAAGGATATTAAACTGGCCGAACTGTTGATCGTTGGGCGCCTGGTGCACCCCTCAAGCGAATGGGCGACCTTACGCTGGGTCAAAAAGCAAAGCGCCATCGATGAGCTTTTAGAGTTAGACCTTTCAAGACTTTCTCACAATAAACTTTATCGAATTACGGATCAATTATTAGAACATAAGGACAAAATCGAGAATGGTTTAGTAGAGCAAGAGCGTCTGTTATTTTCCTTGCAGGAAAAGATCATCCTGTACGATTTAACCAATACGTATTTTGAGAGTAGCCGTACCAGTGAACTCAAGGCTCGCGGACGTAGTAAAGATAAGCGTCACGATATGCCCCTGGTTACTTTAGGCCTGGTATTGGATGAGGATGGATTCCCCAAGGAGAGTCGTCTTTTCTCTGGCAATGTTTCCGAACCAGAGACTTTGTCTAAAATTCTGGATACGATAGGCGGCAAAGTCAGGAAATTGATTATTTTAGATGCCGGGATTGCCACAGAAGAGAACTTGCAACTGATCACAAAGCGTGGACACGACTATCTGGTTGTCTCACGCAGTAAACCGGAAATCGAGATCGAAGAAAATGCTTTTAAAGAGATTAATCACGATCAACGCCATAAAGTGGAAGCCTATCTTTACCGTAAGGATAAAGAGCTTTATTTATACTGTCGCAGCGCCTCAAGGCAAAAGAAAGAGGAAGCCATTCGACAATTTCATCAGCAGCGCTTTGAGGCGGAGTTGAAATATGCGGCGGAGAGTTTGCACAAGAAACGAGGCACGAAGAAATATCCCAAGGTTTTAGAACGCATTGGCCGCATAAAGGAACGTCATGCAAAGGTGGCCTATTTTTATGATATTACGGTTGAGCATCACAATGGTATCGTGACAGAGATCAGCTGGAAGATAAAAGATGAGCAAAAGATGGATGATCGATTTTCCGGCACGTATTATTTACGGACGAGTCGTCTGGATTTAACGGATCGTGAGATTTGGCAGCTCTACATCAGTTTAACGGATGTGGAGGATGGATTTCGCTCGTTGAAGAGTGAATTAGGCTTAAGGCCTAATTTTCACCAGAAGGATAAACGCATTGAAGGGCATATTTTCATTTCGATTTTAGCCTTTCATGTATTGATAAGTCTTCAAAAACAATTACATGATGCAGGCGTTTATCATCGCTGGACAACCATTCGTGAATTACTTTCCGTACAGCAGCGAGTAAGCGTGGAGATGAAAACTCAGAAAGGAGATTTATTAGTTATAAGAGATACGACCGAACCGGAGGCGATTCATTATTTAATGGCGCAGGCATTTAAGATCAAGCCCAAGCCATTAGGTATGAAAAAGATAAGAATTTAA
- a CDS encoding peroxiredoxin family protein — protein sequence MGELSLDGEVFNCILFNILPDVNYKITDFLWIDLNHDKRYNRKKDFYEQLYQPFTLRNKSYGVKALDIWGRSLTLKELDAQKTPPIAVGLACPEFEVAFIDSTKFSLAQAKGRYLVIDFWMCSDQFCDMMSKKLLEKLSDQNIVYWISCPYGAQSYERLKAMGGIAEGDFRHFVAPHEIERFRRLFQVRTNKVLFVINPQGKIESIENFTQDQTEQILRQISEAD from the coding sequence ATGGGAGAGTTAAGTCTTGACGGTGAGGTCTTCAACTGCATTCTGTTTAACATATTGCCGGATGTGAATTACAAAATTACGGATTTTTTATGGATCGATTTGAATCACGATAAGCGCTACAATCGCAAAAAAGATTTTTACGAACAGCTGTATCAGCCCTTTACTTTGCGCAATAAATCGTACGGCGTAAAAGCCCTGGATATTTGGGGCCGAAGCCTAACTCTGAAAGAACTGGATGCCCAAAAAACGCCGCCCATTGCCGTGGGGCTTGCCTGTCCGGAGTTTGAAGTTGCCTTCATCGATTCTACAAAATTTTCTCTGGCTCAGGCAAAAGGTCGATACCTGGTTATTGACTTCTGGATGTGTAGCGATCAATTTTGCGACATGATGAGTAAAAAATTGTTAGAAAAGCTCAGCGACCAAAATATCGTTTACTGGATTTCCTGTCCTTACGGCGCGCAGTCCTACGAACGTTTGAAGGCCATGGGCGGTATTGCAGAGGGCGATTTTCGCCATTTTGTGGCGCCGCATGAGATCGAACGTTTTCGGCGGCTGTTTCAGGTGAGGACCAATAAAGTTCTGTTTGTGATCAATCCGCAGGGAAAAATCGAATCCATCGAAAATTTTACGCAAGATCAGACCGAGCAAATATTAAGGCAGATTTCAGAAGCCGATTGA
- a CDS encoding TRAP transporter large permease: protein MITLLIIVGLILLTLFGTPLFVIISGIALLLFHLAEIDSSAIIIELYRLTSQPIFLAIPLFTFAGYLLAESNTPRRLVNLSRALIGWLPAGLAIVALVSSALFTAFTGASGVTIIALGGLLHPIMLREKYPEKFTLGLLTASGNLGLLLPPSLPIILYGLVAQTPIDQLFAAGIVPSILMIVMLSIYIILFRRKQLKELKIRKSTRQERWQALKESAWEIPLPFIIIGGIYGGLFTATEAAAVTAIYVFIIEVFIYRDISLRRGLPVVVRKSMEMVGSIIVILAAALGLANYFTDAQIPMRILEAMKTFIDSPIVFLLFLNLFLLLVGAVMDIFSAIMVIVPIIIPIAASFGIDPVHLGIIFLANLGIGYSTPPVGMNLFIASLRFEKSITFLYRAALPFLIILLIALALITYIPALSIGILPLIM from the coding sequence ATGATCACGCTTCTTATCATTGTCGGGTTGATTTTGCTGACTCTGTTCGGAACGCCGTTGTTTGTAATTATTTCCGGCATTGCTCTGCTGCTTTTCCACCTGGCTGAAATCGACAGCTCGGCCATCATCATCGAATTGTACCGTTTAACCAGCCAGCCTATTTTTCTGGCTATTCCGCTTTTTACCTTTGCCGGTTACCTGCTGGCCGAAAGCAACACGCCTCGCCGTCTTGTTAACCTTTCTCGCGCCTTGATCGGCTGGCTGCCGGCGGGCCTGGCCATTGTCGCCCTGGTTTCATCGGCGCTGTTTACGGCTTTTACCGGCGCTTCCGGCGTTACAATCATTGCGCTTGGCGGATTGCTGCATCCCATCATGCTCAGGGAAAAATATCCCGAAAAATTTACGCTGGGCTTACTAACGGCCAGCGGCAATCTGGGGCTGCTGCTGCCGCCCAGTTTGCCCATTATTCTGTACGGCCTGGTTGCCCAGACGCCCATTGACCAGCTGTTTGCGGCGGGCATTGTTCCCAGCATTTTAATGATCGTTATGCTCAGTATTTACATCATTCTGTTTCGCAGAAAACAGCTCAAAGAACTTAAAATTCGCAAGTCCACGCGTCAGGAGCGCTGGCAGGCGCTAAAAGAATCGGCCTGGGAAATACCTTTACCGTTTATTATCATCGGCGGCATTTACGGCGGCCTGTTTACGGCCACGGAAGCGGCGGCCGTCACCGCCATCTACGTGTTCATCATCGAAGTGTTTATCTACCGCGATATTTCCCTGCGCAGGGGGCTGCCTGTGGTGGTGCGCAAGAGCATGGAAATGGTGGGCAGCATCATCGTTATTTTGGCTGCCGCGTTGGGCCTGGCCAACTACTTTACCGACGCCCAGATTCCCATGCGCATTCTGGAAGCCATGAAAACGTTTATTGATTCGCCGATTGTTTTTCTCCTTTTTCTGAACCTGTTTTTGCTGCTTGTCGGCGCCGTGATGGACATTTTTTCGGCCATCATGGTAATTGTGCCGATTATCATTCCCATTGCCGCCTCGTTCGGCATCGATCCCGTGCACCTGGGCATTATCTTCCTGGCCAATCTGGGCATCGGATATTCCACGCCGCCGGTGGGTATGAATCTGTTTATTGCTTCTCTGCGTTTTGAAAAATCGATTACCTTTCTCTATCGCGCGGCTTTGCCCTTTTTGATCATCCTGCTCATTGCCCTGGCGCTGATCACTTACATCCCGGCGTTGAGCATCGGCATTTTGCCTTTGATAATGTAA
- a CDS encoding TRAP transporter small permease: MNWIKRVDQFLAKIELVFLLLIVLVMVFMSGLQIFLRKVFNVGILWGDIFLRNLVLWVSFIGASLAAREGKHINIDLLTRLTPARWRKIPKTIVYLFAIFITALLTRASLTFVLDEREFGTTIFSDIPAWPFQTIIPIGFALMALRFFFNLLSLYIDPQEPEQ; encoded by the coding sequence ATGAACTGGATTAAACGCGTCGATCAATTTCTGGCAAAAATCGAACTGGTGTTTTTGCTACTCATCGTTCTGGTCATGGTCTTCATGTCCGGGTTACAGATTTTTTTGCGCAAAGTGTTTAATGTGGGCATTTTGTGGGGCGATATTTTCTTGCGGAATCTGGTGCTGTGGGTCAGCTTTATCGGCGCCAGCCTGGCCGCCCGCGAAGGCAAACACATCAACATTGACCTGCTAACGCGCCTGACGCCCGCCCGCTGGCGCAAGATACCCAAAACCATCGTTTACCTGTTCGCCATTTTTATCACCGCGCTGCTGACCAGAGCGTCTCTCACCTTTGTGCTGGATGAAAGGGAATTTGGCACGACCATCTTTTCCGATATTCCGGCCTGGCCCTTTCAAACTATCATTCCCATTGGTTTTGCGCTTATGGCCTTGCGTTTTTTCTTTAATCTGCTTTCGCTGTATATTGATCCGCAGGAGCCGGAACAATGA
- a CDS encoding DUF3592 domain-containing protein, translating to MGGKIQNKLYLLFAFLALLVALPTLISQYFVYDNYTQKKAWPIIDAQVIKTRIVGKRAILPEITYQYQVNGKTYTGKSDLQTPPFGLRNKRDITARAILREHPVGSTLKIAYQPQNPAISTTGLHLPWNFYMKISFALTLVIVALYLLLQYFRKAV from the coding sequence ATGGGTGGAAAAATCCAAAATAAGCTTTATCTCCTGTTTGCCTTTCTGGCGCTGTTGGTGGCGCTGCCCACATTGATCTCTCAGTATTTTGTTTATGACAATTACACACAAAAGAAGGCCTGGCCCATTATTGACGCTCAGGTTATTAAAACGCGCATTGTGGGTAAACGGGCAATTTTACCGGAAATTACTTACCAGTACCAGGTTAACGGAAAAACCTACACCGGCAAAAGCGACCTGCAAACTCCGCCGTTTGGTTTGCGTAATAAACGCGATATCACCGCGCGCGCCATTTTACGAGAGCATCCGGTGGGCAGCACGCTTAAGATTGCCTACCAGCCGCAAAATCCCGCTATTTCTACAACGGGCCTGCATCTGCCCTGGAATTTTTACATGAAAATCAGTTTTGCCCTCACACTGGTTATAGTGGCCCTCTATTTGCTGCTTCAATATTTCAGGAAAGCCGTGTAA
- a CDS encoding helicase C-terminal domain-containing protein, whose translation MGLREELLRHLGLNTFVVVDLETTGLNPEMDRIIEIGAIRFVDGKEDAVFEELIDPGIPIPPFITSLTGIRNEDVKGKPSIEEIFPRLLQFMGDVAMVGQQVNFDAAFLEYQFRKQKNDFERWEDTQQRFKYLNNLRVDTLFLARIFMPFLNSFKLASLASEFDYDLDRAHRAVDDARATGHVFLELIDRALAAENHVLSNIINLLYPTSRRAKQFFIPVLKFKQMKNISATGKALVDDAYYAQDYYNVIGEKDYRFPQATEEFPELEPIDPDIVDRYFGEKGHLSRAIPNYELRPPQIEMARNVLRGLNERSYVVAEAGTGTGKSMAYLVPAIEWAVKNRHAGQRVVVSTNTKNLQEQLFFKDLPTLYATVENKFKAVLLKGRYNYLCLEKWHTVLTDMNQRISRDERTRLLPLVYWVEQTRTGDIMENAGFQLERNIGLWEKLTAEPSYCPGKACKYYDDCFLMKAREHARRADVVVVNHALLFADLAAGRSTLGDYEVLVLDEAHNLEKTAAEYLGVRVNYWAFRNLYHRIYDDEPNKSGTIVQIEYRLSTSRNMPQEKKDRISRLTQKVKFSSLNLKEKTQIFYNEFSRMLRDQYGSREDPGAEETRIRYHKGFKYFRLLEDEIDQLRKALGRFINDLNQLIDKLNDLDFDSFKFQAQLTREVISSYDRAKELLEGFNFCLKGDELNYVYWLDLPRNQRSNDVALHAVPLNIDELLNKMLYPQVETAIFTSATLSINKSFDYFHSRLGLKDIKDRPVISAAFDSPFDYETQLLLAVTDFLPDPRSADFPAAVKELVIRLHKEHRRGLLILLTNYSMLNQMYDWLKPHFDGEHVLLLAQGKSGSRTNILNQFKENRASILLGTDSFWEGIDVPGDALELLFIPKLPFDVPSEPVIAARMEAIKRRGGNPFMEYSLPEAIIKFRQGFGRLIRHKKDFGAVIIGDNRVSRMRYGKHFLNSISGRKEIVFDEESFFELLHEWFKNRPQENGNDAQ comes from the coding sequence ATGGGATTACGTGAAGAGTTATTAAGACATCTGGGATTAAACACCTTTGTGGTGGTCGATCTGGAAACCACGGGCTTAAATCCGGAAATGGATCGCATCATTGAGATCGGCGCCATTCGCTTTGTGGATGGGAAAGAGGATGCCGTTTTTGAAGAGCTGATCGATCCGGGCATTCCCATTCCGCCGTTCATCACCAGCTTAACCGGTATTCGCAACGAAGACGTAAAAGGCAAGCCCTCCATCGAAGAGATTTTTCCGCGCCTGTTGCAGTTCATGGGCGATGTGGCCATGGTCGGTCAGCAGGTTAATTTTGACGCGGCCTTTCTTGAATACCAGTTCCGCAAGCAAAAAAACGATTTCGAACGCTGGGAAGACACCCAACAACGTTTTAAATATTTAAACAATTTGCGCGTGGATACGCTCTTTTTAGCGCGTATTTTCATGCCTTTTTTAAACAGCTTTAAGCTGGCTTCGCTGGCCAGCGAATTTGATTATGATCTGGATCGCGCCCACCGGGCGGTGGATGATGCGCGCGCCACGGGACATGTCTTTTTAGAGCTGATCGATCGGGCGCTGGCCGCTGAAAATCATGTTTTGAGCAACATCATCAATCTGCTCTACCCTACTTCGCGCCGCGCCAAGCAGTTTTTTATTCCGGTGTTGAAATTCAAACAGATGAAAAATATTTCGGCCACCGGCAAAGCCCTGGTGGACGACGCCTATTACGCGCAGGACTATTACAACGTAATCGGCGAAAAAGATTACCGTTTTCCGCAGGCCACGGAAGAATTTCCGGAGCTGGAACCCATCGATCCGGATATTGTAGATCGCTATTTCGGCGAAAAAGGACATCTTTCCAGAGCCATCCCCAACTACGAATTGCGACCGCCGCAAATTGAAATGGCCCGGAATGTGCTGCGGGGCCTTAATGAGCGCTCCTATGTCGTTGCCGAAGCGGGAACCGGAACCGGCAAATCCATGGCCTACCTGGTTCCGGCCATCGAGTGGGCGGTCAAAAACAGACACGCCGGCCAGCGCGTGGTGGTTTCGACCAATACCAAAAATTTGCAGGAACAATTGTTCTTCAAAGACCTGCCCACGCTCTACGCCACGGTGGAGAACAAGTTTAAGGCCGTTTTGCTTAAAGGACGTTACAACTACCTCTGTCTGGAAAAATGGCACACGGTTTTGACGGATATGAATCAACGCATCTCCCGCGATGAACGTACGCGGTTGTTGCCGCTGGTTTACTGGGTGGAACAAACGCGCACCGGCGACATCATGGAGAACGCTGGTTTTCAGCTGGAACGTAATATCGGGCTGTGGGAAAAACTGACGGCCGAACCTTCGTACTGCCCGGGCAAGGCCTGTAAATATTACGACGACTGCTTTTTGATGAAGGCCCGGGAACACGCCAGGCGGGCGGATGTGGTGGTGGTAAACCACGCCCTGTTGTTTGCCGATCTGGCTGCCGGACGCTCCACCCTGGGCGATTACGAAGTGCTGGTGCTGGACGAAGCTCACAACCTGGAAAAGACGGCGGCCGAATATCTGGGCGTGCGCGTCAATTACTGGGCCTTCCGCAACCTTTACCATCGCATTTACGACGATGAACCGAACAAATCGGGCACCATCGTACAAATCGAATATCGCCTGAGCACCAGCCGCAACATGCCTCAGGAGAAAAAAGACCGAATCTCCCGGCTGACCCAGAAGGTAAAGTTCAGTTCGCTCAACCTCAAAGAAAAAACGCAGATTTTTTACAACGAATTCAGCCGCATGTTGCGCGACCAATACGGCAGCCGCGAAGATCCCGGCGCCGAAGAAACGCGCATCCGCTACCACAAAGGGTTTAAATACTTTCGCCTGTTAGAGGATGAAATCGACCAGCTGCGTAAGGCCCTGGGGCGCTTCATTAACGATTTAAATCAATTAATTGACAAATTAAATGATCTGGATTTTGACTCGTTTAAATTTCAGGCTCAGCTCACGCGCGAAGTCATTTCCAGTTACGATCGGGCTAAAGAACTTTTAGAGGGCTTTAATTTTTGCCTGAAGGGCGATGAGTTGAACTATGTTTACTGGCTTGATCTGCCGCGCAACCAACGCAGCAACGACGTGGCTTTGCATGCCGTTCCGCTTAACATCGATGAACTGCTCAACAAAATGCTCTATCCGCAGGTGGAAACGGCCATCTTTACATCGGCCACGCTTTCCATCAACAAGTCTTTCGACTATTTCCACTCGCGCTTGGGGTTAAAAGATATTAAAGATCGGCCGGTCATTTCCGCCGCTTTCGATTCGCCGTTTGACTACGAAACGCAACTGCTGTTAGCCGTTACCGATTTTCTACCCGATCCGCGTTCGGCGGACTTCCCCGCTGCCGTCAAGGAGCTGGTCATTCGCCTGCACAAAGAACATCGCCGCGGCCTGTTGATTTTGCTGACCAACTACAGCATGTTAAATCAAATGTACGACTGGCTCAAGCCCCATTTTGACGGCGAACATGTGCTGCTGTTGGCGCAGGGCAAAAGCGGAAGCCGCACCAACATTTTAAATCAGTTTAAAGAAAACCGCGCTTCCATTTTACTGGGCACCGACAGCTTTTGGGAAGGGATTGACGTGCCGGGCGACGCGCTGGAGTTGTTATTCATCCCCAAATTGCCCTTTGATGTGCCCAGCGAGCCGGTGATTGCCGCGCGCATGGAAGCCATCAAACGCCGCGGCGGCAATCCTTTTATGGAATACTCCCTGCCAGAGGCCATTATTAAATTCCGGCAGGGCTTTGGCCGATTGATTCGCCACAAAAAAGACTTTGGCGCGGTAATTATCGGCGATAATCGCGTCAGCCGCATGCGTTACGGGAAACATTTTTTGAACAGCATTTCCGGACGTAAGGAAATTGTTTTTGACGAAGAATCCTTTTTTGAACTATTGCATGAATGGTTTAAAAATCGACCGCAGGAGAATGGAAACGATGCACAATAA
- the hutH gene encoding histidine ammonia-lyase — MHNKKLIIGRQDLTLDDVQFFLTENPSIALDEEVKTSINAGHNVIKEIVEKDRVVYGVTTGFGKFADVRIDGQQTRELQRRLILSHAAGTGDPMPAEIVRLMMLFKIKNLSQGFSGVRVQVVEQLVNMLNENIIPVVPQKGSVGASGDLAPLAHMALVMIGEGEAFYQGKRLTGAQALQKAGLKPLQLEAKEGLAILNGTQAIQACGVFSLLQARELVKTADVIAAMSLEGLLGTLTAFDERIQKARRHPGQLHVARNFRSILADSPIVESHKQSDHRVQDAYSLRCIPQVHGAIRDGLDYVTGVFEREINGVTDNPLVFAESGEVLSGGNFHGEPVALAADYLGILMAELANISERRIEHMMDPTMSEMAGFLTEEGGLNSGFMIAQVTAAALVSENKVLAHPASVDSIPTSANKEDHVSMGAHAARKALQIIENTQTVLAIELMCACQGLDLRKPVLPSKATMAVLQAFRQQVPFWDKDRVMYPDIEKARQFVVAARPLKIVEQMGIELQ; from the coding sequence ATGCACAATAAAAAACTGATCATTGGCCGGCAGGATTTAACGCTGGACGATGTCCAATTTTTTCTGACAGAAAATCCGTCCATTGCGCTGGATGAAGAGGTCAAAACATCCATCAACGCCGGCCATAACGTTATTAAAGAAATCGTAGAAAAGGACCGCGTTGTTTACGGCGTAACCACCGGCTTTGGCAAATTCGCCGACGTGCGCATCGATGGGCAGCAAACCCGGGAACTGCAGCGCCGTTTGATTTTAAGCCATGCCGCCGGAACGGGCGACCCCATGCCGGCGGAAATAGTGCGTCTGATGATGTTGTTTAAGATCAAGAACCTCTCGCAGGGATTTAGCGGCGTGCGTGTGCAGGTGGTGGAGCAACTGGTCAACATGTTAAATGAAAACATCATTCCGGTGGTGCCGCAAAAAGGTTCGGTGGGCGCCAGCGGAGATCTGGCCCCTCTGGCGCACATGGCCCTGGTAATGATTGGCGAAGGCGAGGCGTTTTATCAGGGAAAACGCCTGACCGGCGCGCAGGCTCTGCAAAAAGCCGGATTAAAGCCCCTGCAGCTGGAAGCCAAAGAAGGGCTGGCCATTTTAAACGGCACGCAGGCCATTCAAGCCTGCGGCGTGTTCAGCCTGCTTCAGGCCAGGGAATTGGTTAAAACAGCGGATGTCATTGCGGCCATGAGTCTGGAAGGTTTGCTGGGCACGCTAACCGCTTTTGACGAACGCATTCAAAAGGCGCGCCGACATCCCGGGCAACTACACGTGGCCCGCAATTTCCGCAGCATTCTGGCCGATTCGCCCATCGTGGAATCGCACAAACAATCGGACCACCGCGTGCAAGATGCTTACAGCCTGCGCTGCATTCCCCAGGTGCACGGCGCCATCCGCGACGGGCTGGATTACGTCACCGGCGTTTTTGAACGGGAGATCAACGGCGTCACAGACAATCCGCTGGTCTTTGCAGAAAGCGGCGAGGTTTTGTCCGGCGGTAATTTCCACGGCGAACCGGTGGCGCTGGCCGCCGACTACCTTGGTATTTTGATGGCCGAACTGGCTAACATTTCCGAGCGACGCATCGAACACATGATGGATCCTACCATGAGCGAAATGGCCGGATTTTTAACCGAAGAGGGCGGTTTAAATTCCGGTTTTATGATCGCCCAGGTTACGGCCGCCGCCCTTGTTTCGGAAAACAAAGTGCTGGCTCATCCGGCCAGCGTCGATTCAATCCCTACTTCGGCCAACAAAGAAGACCATGTGAGTATGGGCGCGCACGCCGCCCGCAAGGCGCTGCAAATTATTGAAAACACACAAACCGTGCTGGCCATTGAATTAATGTGCGCCTGTCAGGGGCTGGACTTGCGCAAGCCTGTTTTACCTTCTAAGGCGACGATGGCTGTTTTGCAGGCCTTTCGCCAGCAGGTTCCTTTCTGGGATAAAGACCGCGTCATGTATCCGGACATTGAAAAGGCCCGGCAGTTTGTGGTGGCCGCCCGACCCCTCAAAATTGTGGAACAAATGGGCATAGAGCTGCAATAG
- a CDS encoding thermonuclease family protein: protein MKTKSFIGAILLPMLLWLHFSSNVGFCQKIKIVEVLDTNLFLLQDGRKISLANLQTPSEHDSSQALKTIARYLLNYERKYLLNRTLWMEPSPAASPDSVPLPVHLFQKFLLNRINFNAQLLELGYARYAPVDSLYREEYLKAVLKAQKRQRGIWSKEHYEQLKVLDVVVGVAGGLGESFGKAFNKHNNLLTFEARVMLFHPSSRNKIELKVGEWRNREEGYGACEYGPAAHYQATARTRYVIFNSAINYQYFGFGVGFFFTSRLQKGFCASEGPDFRMPNLSLRIGPQKKFYLSAELFNDIFNFVKIAGNYHFNGPYSVLWLGYSAGNIGSDNDEAISLIGLGFQHLFKKRIIITAEGYFGPFTRNKFFRLGAALRLPSNKY from the coding sequence ATGAAAACGAAAAGTTTCATAGGCGCCATACTATTACCGATGTTGTTATGGCTGCATTTTTCTTCTAATGTCGGCTTCTGTCAAAAGATCAAAATCGTTGAAGTGCTGGATACTAACCTGTTTTTGCTGCAAGACGGCAGAAAAATTTCACTGGCCAACCTGCAAACGCCTTCGGAGCACGATAGCAGTCAGGCGCTAAAAACGATTGCCCGTTATCTTCTCAATTACGAACGCAAGTATCTATTGAATAGAACGTTATGGATGGAGCCTTCACCCGCCGCCAGTCCCGATAGCGTTCCGCTTCCCGTTCACTTATTTCAGAAATTCTTGCTGAATCGTATCAATTTCAACGCCCAGTTGTTGGAGCTGGGCTATGCTCGTTACGCGCCCGTTGACTCCCTGTATCGTGAGGAGTATTTAAAGGCCGTTTTAAAGGCTCAAAAACGCCAGCGCGGAATATGGAGCAAAGAACATTACGAACAGCTAAAAGTCCTTGACGTTGTTGTGGGTGTCGCTGGAGGTTTGGGCGAGAGTTTTGGAAAGGCGTTTAATAAACATAATAATCTGTTAACTTTTGAAGCGCGCGTCATGCTCTTTCATCCTTCCAGCAGAAATAAAATCGAGTTAAAAGTTGGCGAATGGCGCAATCGGGAAGAAGGTTATGGCGCCTGTGAGTATGGACCGGCGGCCCATTACCAGGCCACGGCCAGAACTCGTTATGTGATTTTCAATAGCGCCATTAATTATCAATATTTTGGCTTTGGCGTGGGATTTTTTTTCACCAGCAGGTTGCAAAAAGGATTTTGCGCTAGCGAAGGCCCCGACTTCAGGATGCCCAACCTGAGTTTGCGCATTGGGCCTCAAAAAAAGTTTTACCTTTCTGCAGAGTTGTTTAACGATATTTTTAATTTTGTAAAAATCGCCGGTAACTATCATTTCAACGGCCCGTACTCTGTTTTGTGGCTCGGTTACAGCGCGGGGAATATAGGAAGCGACAACGACGAAGCCATTAGCCTCATTGGGCTGGGCTTTCAGCATTTATTCAAAAAGCGTATTATCATCACGGCCGAAGGTTACTTTGGCCCTTTTACGCGCAATAAATTTTTTCGTCTGGGGGCAGCTCTTCGTCTGCCTTCCAATAAATATTAA